The Stigmatella aurantiaca DW4/3-1 genome contains the following window.
GAGGCGGCGGAAGAGGGCGACGGGGACGGGGTGAAGGAGGCAGTGAACTCCGGATCGGCAATCACGAAGACGGAGGAGGAAGGGGCGTTCTCCCGGGAAGGGCGCAACAACTCACGGCCTGCGGACAGGTAGGTGATGTCGAAGGCGTCCAGGAGGAAGTCCTGGCCGTCGTGGAGGGCCGCGAAGGGGATGAGGTTCAGCTGACCATCAGGAGACAAAAAGAGGCGGCGGGTGGGCCCCAGCATCCGCCACACAGGCTGAAAGACGAGCCGGTAGAGTTCCTGCGCGGTGGCTTGGAAGGAGGCTTCGCGTTCGGCCAGGGCTTCGCGCAAGCGCGTGGCGGCACGGTCAATGGGCTCGGCCGGACCCAGGTCCACGACGCGGGTAGACGCATCGGGAAAGAGCACCAGCGCCAGGTAACGCTCCTCGCTCGCCACCTTCCGCGAGGGGGAACCGGGCTTGGAGCCAAGAAGGCGATCCTTGTAGGCGATGAGTTCTACAAGCGCTCCGTCCTTGGGGAGGGAGGCAGCGACCCGGTCAACAATTTCGGTGGGAGGAGGCAGCGCGGTGAGGGAGCGAAGCGGGGCAGAGCGTTTGGCCAACTCCGCCTCGAGCGAGTCACCCTCTTCAACCAATGCCTTGAGGCGCTGTTGGAAGTCTTCCGCGGTCAGCTCCCCAGCATCGGCGAAGGAGAGGGCGGCCAATTGGTGACGCAGCCCTCGAAGCCGCTCGAAGGCATTCCGGTCCTCGGCGCCCATGTGACGGAAAAGGGTGCGGGAGATATGGGCTGTTTCCGAGGCAGAGCGGCCCTTGAGCAGGAGCACGGCGCTGAGTGCCAGACGCCTCACCTGGGCGTTCCTGGCATGAGTGCGCGCCACGGTATAGAGCGTCTGCTCGTAAACTCGCAGATACTGAAGAAAGCTGGAAAGGCGCGCGTCGGAAAAATCGAGTGCTTCGTGACGCAGGCGCTGCTCAGAGGCAGAGAAAGCGCGCGTGAGGAAAGGCAACGCGTCAGCGAGGCGGTGCTGGGCCAAACGAAGTTCGCCGAGGTTGTAGAGGGTCAGCGCCACCTCATGGTGGTTGGGGCCGAAGACGGCCTGCCGGATGGCGAGCGCGCGCAAGAAGAGAGGCTCTGCTCGGTCATACAATCCCCAGTCTTTGTAAAGACCCGCGAAGTTGTTGAGGGTCTCGGCGACTTTGGGATGCATCTTGCCGAGAGCGGCTTCCCGAATGGCGAGCGCACGCTGATGGAGAGCCTCGGCCTGACGATACGTTCCCCGCGCGGTATATACAGTGGCAAGGTTATCGAGAGAGGAGGCAACGTGGGGATGATTCTTGCCGAGCGTGGCCTCCCGGATGGCGAGCGCACGCTGATGGAGGGCCTCGGCTTGGCCGTACAATCCCTGAGAAAAATAGTTGGTGGCCAAGTTGTTGAGCAAAGTGGCAACATCGGGGTGGTTTTTTCCGACCACTGCTTCTTGGAGAGAGATCGCGCGCAGGTAAAGGGGCTCGGCACGGCCGTAAAGTCCCTGCGCGATGTAAAGGTTGGCAAGATTGCCGAGCGCGGTGGCAACGCTGGGGTGATGCTCGCCAAGAGCCTTTTCATAAATGGAGATCGCTCGCAGATAGAGGGGCTCGGCACGGCCGTGCAAGCCCTGCGTTGAATAGAGCAGCGCAAGGTTGTTGAGCAGGCTCGCAGTGTCATGATGATTCTTGCCGAGCGTTTCTTCACAGATGACAAGCGCGCGTTGATAGAGCGGTTCGGCACGGCTGTACAAACCTTGTTCCGAATAAAGAAAGGCGAGGTTGGTGAGCGAGGCGGCGACCCGGGGATCAGTCTTTCCGAAGAGTTCCTCCCGGATGGCAAGCGCGCGCTGGTGAAGAGGCTCGGCACGGCCGTACAACCCCTGTTTGACGTATAGGTTGGCAAGGTTGTTGAGCGTGTTCGCGAGATGGGGGTGACTCTTGCCGTAAGCTTTTTCGTAGATGACGATTGCGCTCTGATAGAGGGACTCGGCACGGCCGTGCAGACCCTGTTCTTTGTAGAGGGTGGCGAGGCTGTTGAGCGATGAGGCGGTGTTGGGGTGGCCTGGGCCGAAGACCGCTTCGAGGATGGCGAGCGCTCGCTGGTGCAAAGGCTCGGCTTGAGCCAGATTTCCTTGCCTCCGATGGATGTTTCCCATCGTATTCAAGCATTGGGCGACGCCCGGGTGCATGCCTCCGAGGGCGGCTTCTCTGAGTGTGAGCGCATTCTCGACCCGTGTGAGGGCTTCAGCATACTTGCCCGCGTCCTTGAGCCGGAGGCCTTCGTCATAATCCGCTTTCGCCTCGACCAACCGCACATCCGTTTTCTCTTCGCTGGCCCTGCTTTCCACCCCCAAGCAAAGCAACACGACCATCATCCCACAAAGGATTTGACGCATCGTTCCCCCCAGTGGCCGTGGAATGAACTGTTCCGTCCATTCACGGCCCTATAGCCAACATGTCCCGCCAAGTACAGGTAGCGGAAGGCACCCCGGTCGCTCGTGCCCGGCTCTGTCTCGACGAGCTACGCATGGACATGGTTTGGGGTTGGAGGTGCTGCGGCAGCTCTCGTTGTAGGAGAGGATGTTAGGGCCTGGGTCAAGGCGCTTCAGCCGATGTCTTGATGAAGTCGATGAAGGCCCGCAGCGGCGCCGGCACGAGGCGCCGCCCGGGGTAGTAGAGAAACGGCCCCGAGAAGTTCTGCCACCAGGGTTTGAGGATGGGCTCAAGGGCACCGCTGTCGAGGTGTGGCCGTAGCCAGTCCTCGAAGTGGTACACGATGCCGCTGCCGGAGATCGCCGCCTCGATGGCGAGGTCGCTCGCCCCGCCCGCACTCACGATCAGCGGTCCCACCGGATCGACCTGCACCACCTCGCCGTTCCGCTCGTACTCCCATGGCGGCATCGCGCCGCTGGAAAACCGGCTGCGCAGACAAGTGTGGCCCAGCAATTCGCGGGGGTGTTTCGGCCGGCCATGGCGGCCCAGGTAAGCCGGGGAAGCGGCGGTGGAGAAGCGTTGGACGCGCGGTCCGATGGGCACCGCGATCATGTCCTGCTCCAGCCGTTCGTCGTAACGGATGCCGGCGTCGCACCCGGAGGCGAGCACATCGACAAAGCTGTCCTCGGTGATGATCTCCAGCCGGATATCGGGATAGGAGGCGAGGAACGGTGGAACGATGCGGGGCAGCACCAACCGCGCCGCGCTGACCGGTACGTTGAGGCGCAGAGCGCCCGCGGGCCTGTCACGAAAGCCATTCACCACATCGAGGGCGGCTTCCAGCTCGGCCAAGACGGGGCCGAGCCGCTCCAGCAAGCCCTGGCCCGCTTCGGTCAGAACGACACTGCGGGTCGTCCGGTGGAACAGCCGGACCCCCAACTGGGCCTCCAGGCGGCGGACCGCCTCGCTAAGCGCGGACGCACTGCCGCCATTGACGCGAGCGCCCTCGCGAAAGCCCCGGGCGCGCGCCACCGCTACGAAGGCCTTCAGGTCATCGAGGTCCGCTTTCACTGTTCGCCATTCCGCACAGCTCGTGCGGATTGTACCCCGTTATCACGGGCCCGGGCAGCACCTATCTGTGTCGTCTCAAAGGAGAACACATGTCCAAGATTGACCTGTCCGGCACATTCCCCCTCGGAGGCCGCACCGTGAAGCGGCTCGGCTATGGCGCCATGCAGCTCGCGGGGCCCGGCGTGTTCGGCCCGCCCAAGGATCACGGCGCGGCGTTGGCCGTGCTGCGCGAGGCGGTCGCGAGCGGGGTCAACCACATCGACACCAGCGACTACTACGGCCCGTACGTCACGAACCGGTTGATCCGCGAAGCGCTCGCGCCCTATCCCCGCGATCTCGTCATCGTCACCAAGATCGGCGCCCGGCGGGGCGAGGATGGCGCCTGGCTCCCGGCCTTCTCCCCCCAAGAGCTGACTCAGGCGGTCCACGACAACCTGCGCAACCTGGGCCTGGAGGCCCTCGACGTGGTGAACCTGCGCCTCATGTTCAGCGCTCATGGACCCGCAGAGGGCTCCATCGAGGCGCCACTCACGGTGCTGGCCGGGCTCCAGCAGCAAGGGCTGGTGCGCCACATCGGCCTGAGCAACGTCACCCCCACGCAGATCGCGGAGGCTCGCCGGATCACCCCCATCGTCTGCGTGCAGAACCAATACAATCTGGCGCATCGGGCCGACGATGCCTTGATCGACCGCCTTGCGCGCGACGGCATCGCCTACGTGCCGTTCTTCCCACTCGGCGGATTCACCCCCTTGCAGTCGTCCACCTTGTCCGGAGTCGCGGCGCGTCTCGGTGCCACCCCCATGCAGGTCGCGCTTGCCTGGTTGCTTCGCCGCTCGCCCAACATCCTTCTGATCCCCGGCACCTCGTCGGTCACGCACCTGAGGGAAAACCTCGCCGCCGCTGAATGCGCGCTGCCGGATGAGGCGCTCAAGGAATTGGATGCTGTCACGAGTTCGAGCGGGACACCGCGGTGACCCCCAGGCCCAGCACCAGCGCCAGCCGCTCAGCACGCCGGACGCGGTTGCGCATGCGCATGCGCATGAGAATGCTCCACTTCCATGAACGGAATGCGTGCTTTGAGAATCGCGGGGCTGCTGGGGAGCGGGGTGCTGGGGTGCACCCAAAGGACCCCCAGGCCTCCGGATCAGGTGGAGGCTCGGACGGGGACGGTGGAGCTCCCGGCACCGTACGCCACGGACTCGGTGCGCCAGTTCAGCAAGGTGCTGGGCTGGCCCGAAGACAAGAGCCCGCTGGCCGAAGGCTTCACGGTGAAGCGCTTCGCCACGGGCCTGGTCAACCCGCGCAACCTCTATGTCACGCCCAATGGCGATGTTCTGGTGGCCGAGGCCAACACCGAGATTCACGGTGTGAAGAAGCTGGGCGCGAAGCTGATTGGCTACGCCGACTCCTCGCGCATCGAGCCCAGCGCCAACCGCATCACGCTGCTGCGCGACGCGGACCACGACGGCGTGCCGGAGACGCGCTCGGTGTTCGTGTCAGGCCTGAACCAGCCTTTCGGCATGCTGGTGCTGGGGGACTTCTTCTACGTGGCCAACACGGATGCGCTCTGGCGCTACCCGTACCGGCCCGGTGACACCACCCTCACCGGCCAAGGGCAGAAGCTCCTCGACTTGCCCGCCGGTGGCTACAACAACCACTGGACGCGCAACCTCCTGGCCCATCCGGATGGCACGAGGATTTACGTGACAGTGGGCTCGGGCAGCAACGTGGGGGAACACGGCCTCGCCCACGAACTCCGCCGCGCCAACGTGCTGGAGATTCACCCGGATGGCACGGGGGAGCGCATTTACGCGAGCGGCCTGCGCAACCCGGTGGGCATTGGCTTCGCGCCAGGCACGCACGTGCTCTGGACCACGGTGAACGAGCGGGATGAGCTGGGCGATGAGCTGGTGCCCGATTACCTGACCCACCTGGAAGACGGCGCCTTCTATGGCTGGCCCTTCAGCTACTGGGGCACCGTCCTGGATCCGCGCGTGAAGGAGCAAGCACCCGAGCGCGTGAAGCAGGCCCAGGTGCCGGACGTGCCACTGGGCTCGCACACCGCCAGCCTGGGGCTCGCCTTCAACGAGGGAACGCTGTTTCCCGAGCGCTTCCGGAACGGGGCC
Protein-coding sequences here:
- a CDS encoding aldo/keto reductase family oxidoreductase; protein product: MSKIDLSGTFPLGGRTVKRLGYGAMQLAGPGVFGPPKDHGAALAVLREAVASGVNHIDTSDYYGPYVTNRLIREALAPYPRDLVIVTKIGARRGEDGAWLPAFSPQELTQAVHDNLRNLGLEALDVVNLRLMFSAHGPAEGSIEAPLTVLAGLQQQGLVRHIGLSNVTPTQIAEARRITPIVCVQNQYNLAHRADDALIDRLARDGIAYVPFFPLGGFTPLQSSTLSGVAARLGATPMQVALAWLLRRSPNILLIPGTSSVTHLRENLAAAECALPDEALKELDAVTSSSGTPR
- a CDS encoding CHAT domain-containing tetratricopeptide repeat protein is translated as MRQILCGMMVVLLCLGVESRASEEKTDVRLVEAKADYDEGLRLKDAGKYAEALTRVENALTLREAALGGMHPGVAQCLNTMGNIHRRQGNLAQAEPLHQRALAILEAVFGPGHPNTASSLNSLATLYKEQGLHGRAESLYQSAIVIYEKAYGKSHPHLANTLNNLANLYVKQGLYGRAEPLHQRALAIREELFGKTDPRVAASLTNLAFLYSEQGLYSRAEPLYQRALVICEETLGKNHHDTASLLNNLALLYSTQGLHGRAEPLYLRAISIYEKALGEHHPSVATALGNLANLYIAQGLYGRAEPLYLRAISLQEAVVGKNHPDVATLLNNLATNYFSQGLYGQAEALHQRALAIREATLGKNHPHVASSLDNLATVYTARGTYRQAEALHQRALAIREAALGKMHPKVAETLNNFAGLYKDWGLYDRAEPLFLRALAIRQAVFGPNHHEVALTLYNLGELRLAQHRLADALPFLTRAFSASEQRLRHEALDFSDARLSSFLQYLRVYEQTLYTVARTHARNAQVRRLALSAVLLLKGRSASETAHISRTLFRHMGAEDRNAFERLRGLRHQLAALSFADAGELTAEDFQQRLKALVEEGDSLEAELAKRSAPLRSLTALPPPTEIVDRVAASLPKDGALVELIAYKDRLLGSKPGSPSRKVASEERYLALVLFPDASTRVVDLGPAEPIDRAATRLREALAEREASFQATAQELYRLVFQPVWRMLGPTRRLFLSPDGQLNLIPFAALHDGQDFLLDAFDITYLSAGRELLRPSRENAPSSSVFVIADPEFTASFTPSPSPSSAASPPSETLERFFSTPRPELTRSAWVPLPGTRLEAQSIQHLLPQAQLFLGSEATKDRLLHLPTPGILHVATHGFFLGDAPAALGFRGPAFVDSLGGAPPPQQEPLLNSGLVLAGAHIKTSDTTPPSLDETLVTALELAGLDLWSTQLVVLSACDTGRGDVHLGQGVYGLRRSLVAAGAETVVVSLWKVSDGSTHLLMDTYYRNLLAGQGRSSALREAMRSLRASHPHPHAWAPFIALGSDAPLYAITPKGLNQEAPP
- a CDS encoding LysR family transcriptional regulator, with the protein product MKADLDDLKAFVAVARARGFREGARVNGGSASALSEAVRRLEAQLGVRLFHRTTRSVVLTEAGQGLLERLGPVLAELEAALDVVNGFRDRPAGALRLNVPVSAARLVLPRIVPPFLASYPDIRLEIITEDSFVDVLASGCDAGIRYDERLEQDMIAVPIGPRVQRFSTAASPAYLGRHGRPKHPRELLGHTCLRSRFSSGAMPPWEYERNGEVVQVDPVGPLIVSAGGASDLAIEAAISGSGIVYHFEDWLRPHLDSGALEPILKPWWQNFSGPFLYYPGRRLVPAPLRAFIDFIKTSAEAP
- a CDS encoding PQQ-dependent sugar dehydrogenase — protein: MRALRIAGLLGSGVLGCTQRTPRPPDQVEARTGTVELPAPYATDSVRQFSKVLGWPEDKSPLAEGFTVKRFATGLVNPRNLYVTPNGDVLVAEANTEIHGVKKLGAKLIGYADSSRIEPSANRITLLRDADHDGVPETRSVFVSGLNQPFGMLVLGDFFYVANTDALWRYPYRPGDTTLTGQGQKLLDLPAGGYNNHWTRNLLAHPDGTRIYVTVGSGSNVGEHGLAHELRRANVLEIHPDGTGERIYASGLRNPVGIGFAPGTHVLWTTVNERDELGDELVPDYLTHLEDGAFYGWPFSYWGTVLDPRVKEQAPERVKQAQVPDVPLGSHTASLGLAFNEGTLFPERFRNGAFIGQHGSWNRSTLSGYQVVFVPFSNGQPTAPPEPFLTGFIKDEARREVYGRPVGLAFLPDGSLLVADDAGNTVWRVSR